One segment of Arvicanthis niloticus isolate mArvNil1 chromosome 5, mArvNil1.pat.X, whole genome shotgun sequence DNA contains the following:
- the Tmem200b gene encoding transmembrane protein 200B → MTAGSPGDGGARRSPEGRVSRLGRRLGRRRRPRSPPEPLRVRARLRLRSPSGAFAALGALVVLVGMGIAVAGYWPGRASHAHAPRTGRAHGPHERLRLLGPVIMGVGLFVFICANTLLYENRDLETRRLRRGALRAQALRPPDGPSWDALLPSPAHGSPGAVVEPETWDLAPRRGPSPVPSVRSLRSEPANPRSGLPALLHSYPLKGPGLPPPWGPRTQTGHVIITVQPSGSCIEHSKSLDLGLGELLLGAPAARDCAHRSWPRLDRLSLGGYAKLGGDLGARV, encoded by the coding sequence ATGACGGCCGGGAGCCCCGGAGACGGCGGCGCGCGCAGGAGCCCCGAGGGCCGCGTCTCGCGCCTGGGCCGCCGCTTGGGCCGGCGCCGGCGGCCGCGCTCCCCGCCAGAGCCGCTGCGGGTGCGGGCGCGGCTGCGGCTGCGCTCGCCGTCGGGGGCGTTCGCGGCGCTGGGCGCGCTCGTGGTGCTGGTGGGCATGGGCATCGCCGTGGCGGGCTACTGGCCCGGCCGCGCCTCCCACGCCCACGCCCCGAGGACCGGCCGCGCGCACGGGCCGCACGAGCGCCTGCGGCTGCTGGGGCCGGTAATCATGGGCGTCGGCCTGTTCGTGTTCATCTGTGCCAACACGTTGCTCTACGAGAACCGCGACCTGGAGACCCGGCGTCTCCGCAGGGGCGCGCTGAGGGCGCAGGCACTGCGGCCACCCGACGGCCCCAGCTGGGACGCTCTGCTGCCCAGTCCCGCGCACGGGTCCCCGGGCGCCGTCGTGGAACCTGAGACTTGGGACCTGGCCCCAAGGAGGGGCCCCTCGCCCGTCCCGTCGGTGCGCAGCTTGCGGTCTGAACCTGCCAACCCTCGCTCGGGGCTACCTGCCCTGCTCCACAGCTACCCGTTGAAGGGCCCGGGGCTGCCACCACCCTGGGGTCCTCGGACTCAGACTGGACACGTGATCATCACGGTGCAGCCCTCCGGTTCCTGCATCGAGCACTCCAAGTCTCTGGACCTGGGCCTGGGGGAGCTTCTCCTGGGGGCCCCAGCAGCTCGGGACTGTGCCCACCGAAGCTGGCCACGGCTGGACCGACTCAGTTTGGGGGGCTATGCCAAATTAGGAGGGGATTTGGGGGCCCGGGTCTGA